The genomic DNA CAACCTGTGCAAGGGAATCTGCAAACTAAGTAGATGTGTAGGTcaagaaaatcaagaaaacagTAGATGTCAGTGCCTCCTTATTCTCTGTTATTACAAAATGAGGAATGGACTTTGTAGGTGGAAAACCTTAGATTCAATCCAGCAGTTCAGGGGCAACAGGGTAATATCATGACCGAAATGAAATAGAAACTAAGTCCATTAACATCCACTTGCCAACCTACACTACATTTGCCCCCCCAAATTGGGTTGTGTCCAAATCTCAGGGAAAGGATGCACAGCAGCCACAATACCCCTGGGAAATACAGGACAGAGTTTCTAAAGGAGGGACAGACAAAATCTCTGGTCACACCTCCTCAAAGCTCATCTTTAGGCTTTTCTTCTTCGTCATCCATTTCTGAAAGTGGCTCTATGTCttcctttgtttcttcctcctcatcaatgtcgtcatcatcttcatcgtcttcatcagcttcagtgtcttgttctttgttcttctcctcctcttcttttcgTTTCAGGTCATCTTGTTCCtgtttcatcttcctctctggttCCTGTGGGGAAAGTTTAGATAATCACAAACCATGTTTCTTAATCTATTCAGAATCTCATTGGCTATGGTTTAATGTGTTgtacaaatgacaaaatatggTTTAAAAAGCACCAGCATACCTTTGTCACACCCCATGTCTCGTTTGCAATGTCTTCTGCTTCCTTCACGTCGTCTGAGATCAGGAAGTTGTCAAAGATGGTACCAGATTTCacctgaaataaagaaataaatgttacaCTGTAGTTGAAGCATCACTACTAACATTACTATTCAAAgattatctctttctctctcacctgcCAAAGATCAAGACCTAAAACACCAATGTTGTCGAACTTGTAGATGTTTGAATCAGGACTGTGTTCAGGATTGTCAATCTCAGGATGCACCCAGGTTCCTTTGTAGTTGGGGTTGTCGATCTGTTTGGGTTTCCATTCTCCCTGCAATACAGAAGGTATTTATCAAGCTGTAAAGGCTGTAGCAGAGTGAATGTTGAGCATTTATCAGGCAGAGGAGATCACACAAAGCATAAACTCTGGCCATGACTATCCAACTTTAGCCTACCTTGTACTCTGGGTTGGGGATCATGGGTGGCTCCCACTCTCCATCCATATCCTCATCCCAGTCTTCTGGCTTTTTAGCATCAGGGTCTGGAATGTTTTCAGGTTTGTCCCAGTcctaaagaaaaacaaataatccCAAAATGGAAGTTGAACAGAATTGTTAATTTAAATATAGCTCTTTAAAGCCCAGGACTGCTGTGGAAATCTGGGAGAGGGATAAATGGAAAAACACTCCTCCTCTTGTCTGCATTTAGCTGAACAAAGATACATTTTATACTGGATGAGGTGGATTAACTTTATTATTACTGTAAGCAAACTTATTCACCTCAGGCTTGGTGTCATCACTATCGTCAATCTTGGCACGATCATCCCAGTCCTCTGGCTTCTTGGCTTCAGGGTCCTTCATTTTCTTAGGAGGGAGGACATCCCAGTCATCCTCTAGACTGCCAGATTCTACCTTCTCGTTGTCAATCTTCACCTCATAGGTCTGATCTGGATTCAGGATCAGCGTGTACATGTGGGTCAGCTCATCATCCTTCAAGAAACAGAAGTGTTTGGATGAGGCAGTGCACGTTTGTATATTACAagacaaatattatttttttcccacatttaaaatgctggAATTACCTTGCACTTAATCTCTTTCTTGATGAGGTGATTCTTGCCCTTGTAATTGAAGATGACGTGGACTTTCTTGGTGCTGTATCCACAGATATCAGGGCCTGGGTGAAGTGAATCAAATTACGAAATGTTCCAAATCCTGTTATTGTAACCGTTCATTTACAATTGTCCAGTACCATGAAAATCATCACTTACCAAACATGATGTAATATGAGGATTCGCCATGCATTTCAGCCTGATTCAAGTCAGCGGGGAAAACCTTCACATAGCCACCACCACAGTCAATCTTTTGCTCATGCTTGACTGTAAACTGAATGACCAAAGGCTTGCCCTCGTTGCTGAAAGGTTCAAAACGGGCAGAGGCAGCATAGAAACGTGCATCCTGGCTTGTTTGCAGACCtgaaaaagaaagtgtaaaaGAAATCTTTagcaagacaaacacaaaagtggTGATCTTTGGCTAACATTGTGGGAACTGAAAATAGAGACACGAGGGCACTTAAACTTAGACTAGATATAAAAattgtttatgttatttgttgttctcatttgattgatttccaccattaaaatattaatcaaaTATCTTCATCaggaacacatttttaataacaaGGGCATTTTAGCCACAATGACTATAGCATGATCAACATTCATTAATTGTTATTCTTAATCAAAGCACGTCATAATCAAAATAAGTGGATTAGAAGGCAAAACGTTTACCTTTGTCTTTCTCAGCATCTCCAAAGAAGTTGCCAGCTGTCAGTTTCCACTCTCCATAGTCAGATTTGTGTTTGGAGTTTAGCCAGCGACTTCTCCATTCatctgaacagaaaaaaagaccagTTAAGTTTGCTGAGGTGTAACACTTGGGACTcccctttcacatacatgaGGCTACTTCCCGAAAATCATATGACCTAACGGCCAACGGCCCATTCATTGGCGTTAACTTTACTCTTTGGAACTTTGAAACGGAGAAATTCGTttggttagctagctaacgttacacaTTAATACCGCAACTTAGGCCACAACGAGCAACTTAGGTGTCAGTGGTTTGCTAGCTTTGGGGCCTTGCAAAAATTAGCCAGCTAACAACACAGTGAAAGTTAGGGAACTGAGAGGCATTATTCATTAAATCACCGACTGAAAGATAGAAAAACTTTCAAGAGAAATTCATGATGCCAACTGTGACAAAATGATGGCTAACAATCAAGCTAACAAGAAATGAATTAACCTCCTGCACAACGTGTTATAAATTTCTATGCCAAACTTACCCCCGTCCAGGAACTCCTCCCGAAAGTAAATCTTTGCATGTACGCAGTATACTGCTAATATTACCGCAACTACACCCAAGACTTGCATTTTCCCCATCTCAGATCTACTTTGCGCTGCTGTCAATGCCCTTGCTGAATAGCGAATACCTTGTGGAGACGGAAGAGATGAGAATATTTTAGAGTCGCTCCAGCGAACAGATGTCTGCCTGCCATTGGACAACAAGATGATGTGTCTGGACCAATAACAGTAGACCACGAAACATATGTCCTCTCCAGAGACTGATCTAGGATCAGTAATTATTTCGATTTATATCTACATCAACAGTCCTGTAGAGGGTGCCAAATATCAAATATAGAAGCAGAGGACTCGACATTCATTACCACCACTAGTCCTACTTACCTGATAATGTGTTGATGAAGTAGTTTGGCTTGCAAACAGGCGTACACCAATTAAAATGAAGTAGTACAAGTCTTCAAAGTCAACTAAATGAATAGGGCTactacaacaaaaacagaaataacgcATAAATGTGGCCAATAGGCATCTGTAATTTTGTCGGGTGACCGAGTTTTGGTAAGGACAGAAAAATATGTTCAGTTATCACAATGACGACGCTAGCATTAACGTCAGGTTAATCAACAATCCCTCAACTCTAACCTAGTTACCGGAACAGCTAGTTAGTTAGCGAGGTAGGAGTATGTTTGCAATAATGATACGCCTTTACAACGGAACATTAGCTTAGTCAAACGGTAGTTAACCCTCCAATTAGCTAGCTTAATCGCCATAGTGGGCTAATGTGTAATGTTAGTGTTAACTCTAACCGCTATTAGCTTTTTGAATAACTTCCTCATCATGAACGCCAGCTTGACGAAAAACTGCCATATTTTACTGAAGAAATATACTTGATTTACCAGCTGACTGATATTACCACCTTTTGGGGGCTTCATTATGCAAGTCACTGTGCGTATTAGCTAGCTAGACATACTAGACTACAGGACAGTGCATGAGGCTTCAGCACTAGCGGCTGGCTAactaattatgtttttttaatccagaGAGGATAAACAGAAGAACTGAGTTTTCCAGCAGCaaaggaggttttttttttgcatgtgctCTTTATGATGGATGCACATGATCCAAAGGCAAACGAGCATGGATCTCAGGTAAATGGATTTAATACCTTTACCTTACATGAAGGCTTACAGAATACAAGTAAATCCATTTTATTACTAGTACTGACAATCCTTATCTTTCTCAGGCCAAATACAAGCAGGCAAGAGAAGAGCGAAAGAAGCTCCTCACCCCTGCACACAAGTACATGATTGACATCCTGGCTGAGATGTTGTCCTTGCAGCCAACAGGAATTTATTTTAGATTCTTCATCTGTGAGTTTTTCCCCCTGGGTTTTGACAATCAATGCACAGAAAGTCTTATAAGAGAGGCTATTAATCGTACCAGTGGTTTTGGACAGTTTGGCCTTCTATGTGGCCACAATCAGGTCTCTGAACAAATTAAATGAGAGAACCAAGACTCGACATTGATATAAAGATATCCTTTTTGCATCTGGCCAACTATGTGGCAGTTGTACCGTCTCATTTTACCTTCCAAAAAGGCACAAcataactttttgtttttatcagccAGATCAAGTTCATGTTTTGATCAGATCATAATATGCATGATGGTTAAGTTTTATGATGCCAGCTGCTTCAGTGTCCTTTGTCTGTGTCCAGGCCAACCTAGCCATTCAGGAAATCCGGCTAAGAGTGCCTAATAATGAGCTAGGCAAGGCTGAGGCTCAGCTGGCCGACAAGCAAGCAGAGTTTGACAAAGTCAAGGCCAAATGTGATGCTGCCATGAAAGAGAAACACGTTTGATTCAGccttataaaacatttttaatattgcTCTTACTTCAAGCtagacatttaaataaatcctttaaaaaatCCTGTTTTTCAGGACTTGTTGGATGATACTGAGTCTAGTAAAAATCTGGGTCTAGTTTCAAGGTAATCAGCTGTGATACCCACTTGAAATGAACAATGCAACTGTGAAATGTGTCCTCTCTTAAATTCTTGGATTTTTCTTGTGTAGGTAAAAGTGGGagacaaaaaagtaaatgtgatgGATGGCTTCCAGCTCTATATAACCACCTTACTGCCTAATCCAGCATACACCTTAGAAGTCAGTGCCCAGACACCCATCATTGATTTCATTGTAAACATGAAGGGCCTGGAGAACCAGCTACTAGGTCGCATCTTCCTCAGAGAGAAACATGTAAGTGTCTATTTTTTCCATGTTGTACAAGACAGGTTTTACTCACATGGATCTTTTATTAGCGGTAAATAATATAACACtaaaacaacagtaacaacTTTAGCTCATGACCTAGCAATGGTGTTTTAGGGGCATCACGTGGCAGCCTCCAAAGGGTCAGTTGTGTTAGGCTAGCTGAATCAATGTTTTCCCTTATGCAGTCTTACGTTGTTATTACAGTATTGAGCATGTAATATTGATCGTGCCTAGGGCTGCACATGAATTTTAGTTGACTTACAGAATAACAAAAGAGAGCGTAACAAATTCCAGATTCTTATtgaagataagataatcctcACTGCTAGTAAAATTTAATGCACCTTTTTGTTATGGCATTTTAGAACATTAGAACTTCTTTGAATGTACAAATAGGTGGCACAGTGCTTGACCTGAAGACCTGCCCCTCAAAGCCATTCAGTTGGATCCTGGATATGGTATGGCTAAATTTGGTAGAACTCAGCAAATTGTTCACTAACATCATAACCCAGGTAAGCTTAAGTTCCATGTGTCATACATATGAATCCTCCGTGAAAGTCCTTACAAGTTGTTGCTATTGACATATTTTGTAGGTGTCTCAAAATGGGAAACCCTGGAAAGCGTGGCTCTATCTTGATGCCCCAGATGAAGGTGTCATCTCAGATGGATTCAACTCCCTGGATGTCTTCCATAAACGTTTGCTAATAAGATTGGATCATGTTACTTATGTGTTCAATACACAATATGATATTTAATACCTTGTCTCAGGCCAAAAAGAATGTAGGAGAATCCATGGGCATGATGTTTGCTGAGCCGGTCATCTTCAACCTTCACAGCACGTGGGAGGAGGGTGACCCTCGCTCCCTGAGGGGGACCCTTGCACCCCTCTGATTTGCTTCCTTTCTATGGGCTCGGATCCCACCGACCAAATTGAAGCACTTGCTAAGAAACTTCAACTTGGTAAGCTTTACTGCCCTATTAAACTTACAACTTTTATAAGCTTCACATCTTAACCCTGAAGAATCATACACATGCGGCACATCATGACCTCACTACATTGTTGTGTCTTATAGAATGCAGAGCTATATCCATGGGGCAGGGGCAAGAGATGCATGCAAGGAAGCGTGTTCAGACATCGATGACACAGGTGTGTATTCTAAGTCAATTAAGTATGCGTTGTATGAATGAGTACTGTTTATGTGATGGCTGACCATTTCATCTGATCTGTGGCTCCTGTATCTGAATATCTATAGGGAGGCTCGGTCCTTCTGAAAACCAGATCCCGGAGTTTATGGATGAGTTGCAAGAAACTATCTCAACTGCAGAGATCATGCATGATACTTTCAGAGTGTGGGTCACCACAGAACCACACGATCAATTCTCCATCACACTCCTACAGGTGACACTTTACGAAGCTTTAATGTAAGGTAAGTAATTTATTACTTCATGTATTACTTTATTTCCTGACCTAACCTCTACAATTTCTGTGGTGCACTtctatacagtacatgtacaagCTTAGAGCTattgtttctctcctccttaCCTTTAGTCCTCTATCAAGTTTACCAATGATCCACCCCATGGAGTGCGCGCTGGCTTGAAACGAGCATTTGCAGGAATTTCACAGAACCAGTTGGAAGTCAGTGACCTGCCAAAGTGGAAGCCTTTGCTGTACAGTGTGGCCTTTCTCCACACTGCTGTGCAGGTACTGTCCATTCCAAAGTCACAAATGAGGTAGTAAGTTCAGACTAGAAGCAGAGCAAAAAATTAAAGGAATCCTGACATTTCCCTACTTCCTTAAGTTATTCTTAGTTATTGTTTGGAAAGGgagtagaaagaaagagatagaTGTGTAATATTGcttaaagggaaaataaacattCCTTCCAAATGTCTGTCGAGAAGTATATTTAAGATAGTTGCTAGTTATATTGCAGTGTATTACACAAAAACGCTATAAAGCTATACTATTTAGAATGGATGGTCTACTGGTTGACAAATCTTTCCAGTGGTATATAGTAATGAGGTTATCTTTTGCCCTTTTATGCATTTAAAGTGCCAGCAATCAGTATAATGGCCAGGTAGTGTGAGTGACTTCTCAGATGTTGCAGTTAAATGTAATGCTTATTGAATAACTGATCACCGAAATGCTTCACTCAGAACAGTCTGATTGCTGTTGGTGAATCTAGTCTTTGATATTAACAGAAAATTCCATTGATATCAAAATCACCAATCATGTCAGCAGCACTACAGGTAAATGATActtgtgtttgaaaatgttgtatTAAACATAAATTCTTGCATGCGTTTTGTACTCAGttcattcacacatgcacgtaaacctacagtatgtcaacatgtgaaaagaaaacCCTAATGTGTACAATTCTTTAGCAGTCTGAAACTACCACCACTAACAAGAATCAAAGAGGGGAATGGGCAGAAGGATTAATGCTCATAGGACAGCAGTTACTGCATTCACGTGGGGAGGGACCCTGGACTGGACAGGTCACAGGTACATCAAGTTAATACTTCATGTCTGTTCTATATTCACAGGACCTGACGCAGATAAATGGCTTCAAACAGTATGGACAGATCActtcttcagaggacagagcgGTCAAGTGTTCCACCAACATGTTTCTGTTGCCATCCCATGAAGCCAACAACGAGACCACTTGGGCCCACTCTCATACCAGCACCAAAATTCAGGTGAGGAGACCAAGAGAAGAGTACTAGTGAGCAGTTATCTGGGCACCAAATTCTAATTCAGCACTAATTACAGTTTAGGTATAATCAAGCTCTTGTCAGTCACTTCCTGTAAAATTGTGCTTCTGACACGAGACAGGTATTCTGATGTGCACAAACTAATGCATCGCTGTTGTGGCTAAGGATTGAAACAAGCTGTGGCAAAGAGGAACAGACTCAAGCCAGTTGATTGTCTATATTGAAGACAAACCTTGTGTTGCCAGCCTGATTTTCCCTTTGGTTATATTCAGTACTAGCTAATATGGCTTCTAAAGGTCAGTGTTAAGGTTAGTTAAGCATCTATTAGTCAGTTAAGGTTAAGATGCATTACAGGGAGTGAATGTTAGTCAATGGAATGAATGCAAAATTAATCCATGAACATGTGTGCCGGTGCATGTTATGCACATGTGTGTAAGGCAAGAGAGGGAGTGCTGTTTGAGTGACATGTCCTTTTTCTGAACACTGTGAACACTGGGGCGAAGACGAGCAACTGGCGCCAGCCAtcaaacacccccccaccctgtGAGTGATCCCCAATTATGTCAAGAGGGGAAAATGGTGTCCCTTTGAAAAGTGTTCTTAATCAAACCCAATTAATTCCGCTCCTTTACCTTATTATTTCCACCGAGGACCATGTCCCGCTAGTCAGCCTGTTAACTAGAGCCTGGGCCCCAGCGAAGGTCACGCTTGGCCACgcaaaataacataataacgTGTGTAATTAATTGCTAGTTTTGAGTGCGTCGCTAGCAAATTCTGGGTGATGCTACATTAAGTCTTTCTGACAAAGGTGTGGTGAGAGAGGGTTATCACTAAATATAGCACAGTCTAACACTTTTCATCTACATCCTTTTCAGTGATTTATTATGCCAAACTGCTGGGGCATATAAATGGTATGAGTATTTAGCAGTTGCTCTCCCTGCAAAACTAAAGGGTAGCAATTACTGGCAGGGCAGTGAGAGAAATAACTTTATTAGGTGCATTATGTCCTATCCTGGGCAATTATTTTCATAGTACAGAGGTTCTAAGATGCCTACATTTTCTTTGGTTTGATATAATTGTTCTTATTATTATGTTCCCAAGAGTTAACTAAGCCAAGAGTCTGTAAGAAAACATCCAAGGCTCAAAGACTAGTATTAACTTACTGACAAGTCTAAAATAGttgatatgtacagtatagacAGGAAGCAAGTTTCCCTATCTAGTGGCTAAACAACGTCCTTAAGGgtttgagcagcagcagtccatTAAACATGGTAAAAGCTAGgtcagtatttatttttgtcctatttcaaatgtgtattttaaaagatCACAGGTTTTAACCCAACTCATCATCAGTATGTTACTGATGCAATGCTGCCTAGGCAAGCAGGTGGCTTTGATACTTTCAGGTCTTACTTCTTCAGCACTGACACTATAAACGGAGACATCTGCCTTACTAAGACTCAATAACAgtacatacaaaaatatttcactttctttttaagGTACTATTTTCCCAACAGTTTCTCATATTGTCCTACCTGCCTCTCCTACCTgttatcaaatcaaatataataATCACAACGCTGCACATAGAagagtttttcattttcaccccTTCCCCTTAGAGAATCTGCACACCATTGTTCCTTTGTAATATACTGAGCTGAACACCTCTCATAAAGCCACTGTTTCAGTAGCTACCCTAAATCTATTTTACTACAGATAGAAACTGTGAAGCATCTAACAGAAGAATCAAATTGATGTCAACATAAAAGAAGAAGTTGACTGTGTCACAAAAAATGGCAGGTGTTGAGTTTAGGTTGTCTACCTATTAATACATTATTGGAAAAGTACTCAGATGCAAAATAGATCTCTATACAAACCTCCATCCAAAAATAAATTGGAGCAGCTAAGCCACACAGGCTACTGGAGGGCAATTAGAGCTTGAGCCCTTGTGGCCTCTGCAGCCTAGCAGGCGGGGCCACCTGACACCCCTGGTTGGGCCTGATGGAGTGGAGCTTCATCTGTCTAACAGCCTGGCAAAGCTCCACAGGCCTGGACGAACACAACAGGCCTCCATCAGGCCAGCTCGCTCTGTCACAGCTTACATGGCCTATTGTACACCAGCGCTCATTAACGGCACTAAGTCATGTTGGTGGCTCACTAATgtgtagaaagaaaaacaagatccACAATCAAAGTGCTTCTACAGTGGTGCTACTGTAACTTTAttctgtgtaaaataaaagtcacattcTAAAAACCTGAAAGGACTAGAAATTAGTATATAATGATATcgaaaactgatgaaaaaaatatttaaaaaataataaacatcctcacacatttataaatgtgtgttctagtaataagaaatgttttttttatgtctttggcTTTTTAGTCCACTGTTGTCAACAGGgatataacaaaataaacaacaaaacctATAAAACTGACAGTGTGAATGCTGCCATTTCTAAAGGCCATGATATACAGATagtgttttgaaatgatgtAAGTGTAACTCTTTCTTACACTGATGGTGTCCACAGGGGGATCCATTGCCAGATCAATTTCCCTCAAAGCATTGCCACAGGACTCAGTATCATATTTAGGTAGGTATTGATAACACTAACTAAAGCATGAAATTGTACTTTGCTAGCCCAGCacccctctgcacacacaccaaatacacACTTACAGTATTAAACACACAAGCAATATCACCATGATCGTATGTCTCTGACAAACACCATTTCCTTCTAGTTGTGGTCCAACAGTTATGTCAGACTTTGCTACTTTCAATAGGTAAGAGAGGCTGCCAGCACCCATTAACTTTCCACCTGCCTTAAGTGAATATTTTGTCAACAATGCATTGAGGTGCATCCGTTATCAATTAGGATGAAGATTAAGATTTAGATTAAGAAATTGAGAtgcataataaaaaacaaaattgataTGTTGTGCTGTATCTGTAAATTATAAATGGTGAAGTTTGAGGGGAGGGGCAAAGTTAATCAGGTCTTGAAAAGGGTTTTTTAGGGGCATCTGAGGGCATTCTGTCTGTGGCTGAGAATCCGGGGTTAATCGCTTTAAAAGCAGTAATTAGGTGTTAAGAGGCATGCTTGTCTGTTTAAATTAGCCTCTGAGCCAGATTATGCTCTGTGACTTCCGATAACCTCCCCTATCAGGGCTCAATGCTCTCCAAAAGGCCAGTTTAATGATTTCAATAAAAAGCACACATATCGCCTTTAAACCTAATCAAACTTAAATTTAAATTGGAGAAGTGGTTTTAAACTACACATTTGTGCCCACTCTCAAAGAAACTGTCCAGTTGCTGTCCAGAAATGATAGATAGACAATAGAAAGCCAACCAAACAGATATTCAGGGAGAAAAACCTCTTTGAACAACCTCTTTGTCTGGTTCTGAGGATTTAGATAGCAGCAAATGACCTCAACAGTCATTGATCATTGTTAAGATATTGTGTCTTCAAGGGAACAGGAATATCAGGACAGCAAACTTTTATAAATTTGTTGAAATTTCTCATCAAGTAATAAGTCCAAATACAAAAACGTTGCTACTACTGACCACATGGCTCTACGTAGCCTCTCATATACTACATTGCAGGTTGTCAGTACTGTCTGAAATTGATCAGAAATATACAAAATTAAAGTTGAcaccaaaatgttaaaacattcaTGTTGAAGATTTTCTCTTACTCAAACAAGAGTCTATTCCCAAACCTTTTGAGctaaaccaaaataaatgacCCCCAGAGGTTTGGGGCTATGGTTCATTAAAAATTAATTACATctttaaagtgatttttttttttaaatcacaagaACTTCATTTTCAGAGTTGCTTAATAGTGTCAGTGAAAAATATCTGACTCCTTTGGTGTCATGTACCCACTTCGTTGGtacatgaaacaaaaagcagtttGTAAACATTTACGGGAGCAGCTCAAAAATCCGTCCACAGTGCCTCATCAGATCACATGTGCTGCCAGGTTTTATCCATTGACTGAATGTGCTCTTTGGCCTTCATCCTGAGTGCTGCAATGCTGGAACTCCTGTCGTCCTCCATCGGGTATTTATCGTTGAAGCTGGGTGGGCACTGGTAGGGAGGAGGGCCCATTGGCTGCATACCTTGGACCATGCCAGGAGGGGTGTTGAGGAAGCTGTGGCTTGGATAGGCAGGCTGCAGGCCCTGTGGTGAACCCATGAACCCTGGGATCGTATGCATGGGCGTGGCACTGGAGATAGGCGAGGTCAGCCAGGGATCTAGGGGCATCGGGTTGGCCACTGGCCCCACGCTAGGAGGCATTGGGGGACGATTGAAGGATAGCATGGGGGAATCATGGAGCTTCATGGTGCTAGTGTCCATCTTTTCT from Enoplosus armatus isolate fEnoArm2 chromosome 14, fEnoArm2.hap1, whole genome shotgun sequence includes the following:
- the calr3b gene encoding calreticulin 3b isoform X1 gives rise to the protein MGKMQVLGVVAVILAVYCVHAKIYFREEFLDGDEWRSRWLNSKHKSDYGEWKLTAGNFFGDAEKDKGLQTSQDARFYAASARFEPFSNEGKPLVIQFTVKHEQKIDCGGGYVKVFPADLNQAEMHGESSYYIMFGPDICGYSTKKVHVIFNYKGKNHLIKKEIKCKDDELTHMYTLILNPDQTYEVKIDNEKVESGSLEDDWDVLPPKKMKDPEAKKPEDWDDRAKIDDSDDTKPEDWDKPENIPDPDAKKPEDWDEDMDGEWEPPMIPNPEYKGEWKPKQIDNPNYKGTWVHPEIDNPEHSPDSNIYKFDNIGVLGLDLWQVKSGTIFDNFLISDDVKEAEDIANETWGVTKEPERKMKQEQDDLKRKEEEEKNKEQDTEADEDDEDDDDIDEEEETKEDIERILSLRFGHNPIWGGKCSVGWQVDVNGLSFYFISVMILPCCP
- the calr3b gene encoding calreticulin 3b isoform X2, which produces MGKMQVLGVVAVILAVYCVHAKIYFREEFLDGDEWRSRWLNSKHKSDYGEWKLTAGNFFGDAEKDKGLQTSQDARFYAASARFEPFSNEGKPLVIQFTVKHEQKIDCGGGYVKVFPADLNQAEMHGESSYYIMFGPDICGYSTKKVHVIFNYKGKNHLIKKEIKCKDDELTHMYTLILNPDQTYEVKIDNEKVESGSLEDDWDVLPPKKMKDPEAKKPEDWDDRAKIDDSDDTKPEDWDKPENIPDPDAKKPEDWDEDMDGEWEPPMIPNPEYKGEWKPKQIDNPNYKGTWVHPEIDNPEHSPDSNIYKFDNIGVLGLDLWQVKSGTIFDNFLISDDVKEAEDIANETWGVTKEPERKMKQEQDDLKRKEEEEKNKEQDTEADEDDEDDDDIDEEEETKEDIEPLSEMDDEEEKPKDEL